In Streptococcus parasuis, the following proteins share a genomic window:
- a CDS encoding sensor histidine kinase, which translates to MINFPDIPRFYTALTESLACLLVCSSLFLSEKWSRKQFRILLIFLIQILLQLVAGKLPLLFWTVGMGINIAWMFVSIRLLGVIHKRTSLYLTAKAFIIAELVASITWHLYCLTIYQQPVDNLWTQGLFLLITSLLSYWLIYLQDKKVHLEELDKFIEQRDVTVAVFTTLSIFVLSNIGFILSGTRQFQDSTSIFILRTTVNLSGLLLLFTQESQQYDRYLRQELTSINNMFQLQYKQYQAYRENSEILDRKVHDLKHQLAIIKQESDKTKKEQYLEEMSEVIQTLDAKIETGNPVLDTILSQKNYYCLQNGINFTCIVQGEPLHFMDVMDISALFGNAIDNAIEAVEKIDNPEQRLITLKVASHQQFLIIRLDNYDTSSLDLSTGQLPETSKTNKDYHGFGLKSMEYVANKYGGSLTLSKEDNWVQLKIILPLQA; encoded by the coding sequence ATGATCAATTTCCCTGATATTCCACGTTTCTATACTGCTCTAACAGAAAGCTTGGCCTGCCTACTGGTCTGTTCCTCACTTTTTTTGTCTGAAAAATGGTCACGCAAACAGTTCCGTATCCTCCTGATTTTCCTCATACAAATCTTACTTCAACTTGTGGCTGGCAAACTCCCTTTGCTTTTTTGGACTGTGGGAATGGGCATCAATATCGCTTGGATGTTTGTTTCCATTCGATTGCTTGGAGTTATCCACAAGAGGACTAGTCTCTATTTGACAGCAAAAGCCTTTATTATTGCCGAATTAGTAGCCTCCATTACTTGGCATCTCTACTGTTTGACGATTTATCAACAACCTGTGGATAACTTGTGGACACAAGGGTTATTTCTGTTGATAACTTCTCTACTTTCTTACTGGCTCATCTATCTACAAGATAAAAAGGTTCACTTAGAAGAATTGGATAAATTCATTGAGCAACGAGATGTGACGGTAGCTGTCTTTACAACCTTATCTATTTTTGTTCTTAGTAATATTGGTTTCATCCTCTCAGGCACGCGCCAATTTCAAGACTCGACCAGCATTTTCATCCTCCGGACAACCGTCAATCTCTCTGGTCTTCTGCTCCTATTCACCCAAGAATCTCAACAATACGATCGCTATTTACGGCAGGAGTTGACTTCTATCAATAATATGTTTCAACTTCAATACAAGCAATACCAAGCCTATCGTGAAAACAGTGAGATTCTTGACCGTAAGGTCCATGATTTAAAGCATCAACTGGCCATCATCAAGCAAGAATCGGATAAAACCAAAAAGGAACAATACCTAGAGGAAATGAGCGAGGTGATCCAGACACTTGATGCCAAGATTGAAACAGGAAATCCTGTTCTTGACACCATTTTGAGCCAAAAAAATTATTACTGTTTGCAAAATGGTATTAACTTTACCTGTATTGTTCAGGGAGAGCCCCTCCATTTTATGGATGTAATGGATATTTCAGCTCTATTTGGAAATGCCATTGACAATGCCATCGAGGCTGTGGAAAAAATAGATAACCCTGAACAACGCTTGATTACTTTAAAGGTTGCTAGCCATCAGCAATTTCTCATCATTCGATTAGATAACTACGATACTTCTTCCCTAGACCTATCCACAGGACAGCTCCCTGAAACCTCAAAAACAAATAAGGACTACCATGGATTCGGTCTTAAGAGTATGGAGTATGTTGCCAATAAATACGGTGGCAGTCTCACACTTAGCAAGGAAGATAATTGGGTGCAACTAAAAATCATTCTCCCTTTACAAGCATAG
- a CDS encoding metallophosphoesterase: MKKKIILLAGTLICLMVVWSVMTGQRQQSYVEAELRDQDKIWIITDLHYLSQDLFDNGEAFSYIKKTAAGKDLRYGKERMEALVEQVEREHPSLLLVSGDLSLNGEKQSMVELAQYFTQIEEKGTEVLVIPGNHDIASGWARGFKGNQQEVTDQVTAQQFEDLFADNGYQQASSSDQASLSYLAKPFSNAWFLMIDSNIYASGQGDGAPTTNGRIKKETLDWIDVQLQAAKEAGVSLIPIVHHNVLQQHAMLSKGYTLDNAADLKALFNQYGIQFGFSGHTHSQNIVKEDLGQVSYTEVVNGAFSIYPAVIGQLSLDDTSIRYQKTQLDLTSWAEKHQPSDPNLQDHVSYLQTVFDSTSDIMVHNALNDERWYDGETAETISQFIVPANRAYFSGEKLDQTWLDETVFPSQAYQSLQAVSPRSFLADYLDVIIKRSQNRDVEQVTVSK, encoded by the coding sequence ATGAAGAAGAAAATAATACTACTGGCAGGGACCTTAATTTGTTTGATGGTAGTCTGGTCAGTTATGACCGGTCAGCGTCAGCAATCCTATGTCGAGGCTGAATTAAGAGACCAAGATAAAATTTGGATTATCACAGATTTGCATTATTTATCACAAGATTTATTTGATAATGGAGAGGCTTTTTCCTATATTAAAAAAACTGCTGCTGGCAAGGATTTGCGCTATGGAAAAGAGCGGATGGAGGCCCTGGTTGAACAAGTAGAGCGTGAGCATCCTTCTTTGCTACTAGTTAGTGGTGATTTGTCTCTCAACGGTGAAAAACAGAGCATGGTTGAGTTGGCCCAGTACTTTACACAGATTGAAGAAAAAGGAACGGAGGTTTTGGTCATTCCTGGCAACCATGATATTGCCAGTGGATGGGCTAGAGGCTTTAAAGGAAATCAGCAGGAAGTGACGGATCAAGTTACCGCTCAGCAATTTGAAGATCTCTTTGCTGATAACGGCTACCAACAAGCTAGCAGTAGTGACCAAGCCTCATTGAGCTATCTGGCCAAGCCATTTTCCAATGCGTGGTTTCTGATGATAGATAGCAACATCTACGCTAGTGGGCAAGGAGATGGCGCACCGACTACTAATGGACGTATCAAAAAAGAGACCTTGGATTGGATAGATGTACAACTTCAGGCAGCCAAGGAAGCTGGAGTGAGCCTGATACCTATTGTCCATCACAATGTCTTGCAGCAGCATGCCATGCTCTCAAAAGGCTATACTTTGGATAATGCTGCCGATTTGAAGGCTTTGTTCAATCAATATGGCATTCAATTTGGTTTTTCTGGACACACGCATTCTCAGAATATTGTTAAAGAAGACTTGGGGCAAGTCAGCTATACTGAAGTGGTCAATGGTGCATTTTCTATTTACCCAGCTGTTATCGGCCAATTGAGCCTTGATGATACAAGCATTCGCTATCAAAAAACTCAACTTGATTTGACTTCGTGGGCAGAAAAGCACCAGCCTAGTGATCCAAATTTGCAGGATCACGTAAGCTACTTACAAACCGTCTTTGACAGTACCAGTGATATTATGGTGCACAATGCTTTGAACGATGAACGATGGTATGATGGAGAAACAGCTGAGACTATTTCACAATTTATCGTGCCAGCCAATCGTGCTTATTTTTCAGGTGAAAAACTAGATCAGACTTGGCTTGATGAGACAGTATTTCCAAGCCAGGCTTATCAGAGCTTGCAAGCAGTGTCACCGAGAAGTTTCTTAGCTGACTATCTTGATGTGATTATAAAACGGAGTCAAAATCGAGATGTAGAGCAAGTGACGGTTTCTAAATGA
- a CDS encoding flavocytochrome c, whose translation MKKKTLLGLFMSLLAVVFLVACGGKTENTTTSSSSTSSSSSEEAVSGASEKVYTDPSELKDSYDVIVVGSGGAGMSAAISAKDAGASVVLLEKMPVIGGNTAKSSAGMNASQTKFQEAEGIADTNDKFYEETLKGGKGTNDPELLRYLVDHSASAIDWLDGMGITLSNLTTTGGMSEKRTHRPADGSAVGGYLVNGLYHNLVEREVPIFVNADVTKLQDKDGAVTGVEVEIAGETKKISAKAVVLATGGFGADLEMVAKFNPALEGYVTTNQPGSTGDGIALAESEGAATVDMEQIQIHPTVEQETSYLITEAVRGEGAILVNSKGERFVNELETRDKVSAAINALDPNYAYVIFDDALKDRVKAIAQYEEKGLVKTGATLTDLAKEIGVPAETLQTTLDTWNKAVADKNDAAFGRTSGMDHALDTGSYHAIKVAPGIHHTMGGVKINTNTQVLKTDGSAISGLYAAGEVTGGVHGQNRIGGNAVADIIVFGRQAGEQAAGFAKK comes from the coding sequence ATGAAAAAGAAAACGTTGTTAGGCTTGTTTATGAGTCTACTTGCTGTAGTATTTTTGGTTGCATGTGGAGGTAAAACTGAAAATACTACCACATCATCATCGTCAACAAGCTCTTCTTCATCAGAAGAAGCTGTATCAGGTGCATCTGAGAAAGTTTATACTGATCCATCTGAGTTGAAAGATAGCTATGATGTTATAGTCGTTGGTTCAGGTGGTGCAGGGATGTCTGCTGCTATATCAGCTAAAGATGCTGGCGCTAGTGTTGTTTTATTGGAAAAAATGCCTGTAATTGGTGGGAATACAGCTAAATCATCAGCTGGTATGAACGCTTCACAAACTAAATTCCAAGAAGCGGAAGGTATTGCTGATACCAATGATAAATTCTATGAAGAAACCCTTAAAGGTGGTAAGGGTACAAACGATCCTGAATTACTACGTTACCTTGTAGATCATTCTGCTAGTGCAATTGACTGGTTGGACGGAATGGGAATTACTCTTAGCAACCTTACTACAACTGGTGGTATGAGTGAGAAACGTACCCACCGCCCAGCAGATGGTTCAGCTGTTGGTGGCTACTTAGTAAATGGTCTTTACCATAATCTTGTTGAACGTGAAGTACCAATTTTTGTAAATGCAGATGTGACAAAACTGCAAGACAAAGATGGTGCCGTAACAGGTGTTGAGGTAGAAATTGCTGGAGAAACGAAGAAAATTTCAGCAAAAGCTGTTGTGTTGGCTACGGGTGGTTTTGGAGCAGACTTGGAAATGGTTGCAAAATTCAATCCTGCCCTTGAAGGCTATGTAACAACTAACCAACCTGGTTCAACAGGTGACGGTATTGCGCTTGCTGAATCAGAAGGTGCAGCAACTGTTGATATGGAACAAATCCAAATTCACCCAACCGTAGAGCAAGAAACCTCTTACTTGATTACAGAAGCAGTTCGTGGTGAAGGTGCTATCCTTGTCAATTCTAAAGGGGAGCGCTTTGTTAATGAGTTGGAAACTCGTGATAAAGTTTCAGCAGCGATTAATGCTTTAGATCCTAACTACGCTTATGTTATCTTTGATGATGCCTTGAAAGATCGTGTGAAGGCGATTGCTCAATACGAAGAAAAAGGACTTGTAAAAACAGGTGCTACTCTTACAGATTTGGCTAAAGAAATTGGTGTACCTGCGGAAACACTTCAAACAACACTTGATACTTGGAACAAGGCTGTGGCGGATAAAAATGATGCGGCATTTGGTCGTACATCTGGTATGGATCATGCTTTGGATACAGGTTCTTATCATGCGATTAAGGTTGCTCCAGGTATCCACCATACGATGGGTGGTGTGAAAATCAATACCAATACTCAAGTATTGAAGACAGATGGTTCAGCAATCTCTGGTCTTTATGCTGCTGGCGAAGTAACTGGTGGTGTTCATGGTCAAAACCGTATTGGTGGTAATGCTGTAGCAGACATCATCGTATTTGGTCGTCAGGCTGGTGAACAAGCAGCAGGATTTGCAAAAAAATAA
- a CDS encoding thioredoxin, which yields MRKYIVLLLLSIVGIGASVFLVRQSTSSTESEYRQAVKTYQTISISELEEKLDRQDDFILYIGRETCPYCRAFVPKLTQAVEETGKTVFYLDSENDPDGKIDLFRQASGLKTVPSLTHFKSGKLNGLLRKGSQASQDEIKQFLQLLTE from the coding sequence GTGCGTAAATATATTGTTTTGCTTTTACTTAGTATTGTTGGAATTGGGGCATCCGTATTTCTTGTCCGACAATCCACTAGTTCAACAGAATCGGAATACCGTCAGGCAGTGAAAACGTATCAGACTATTTCCATTAGTGAACTGGAAGAAAAATTGGATCGGCAAGATGATTTTATTCTGTATATTGGGAGGGAAACGTGTCCTTATTGTAGAGCATTTGTGCCTAAACTGACCCAAGCTGTTGAAGAGACGGGGAAGACAGTTTTCTACCTTGATAGTGAGAACGATCCAGATGGGAAGATTGATTTATTTCGTCAGGCAAGCGGTTTGAAGACAGTACCCAGTCTAACCCATTTTAAATCAGGAAAATTGAATGGCTTGTTAAGAAAAGGAAGTCAGGCTTCCCAAGATGAGATAAAGCAATTCCTGCAGTTGCTAACTGAATAA
- the rpsD gene encoding 30S ribosomal protein S4, translating into MSRYTGPSWKQARRLGLSLTGTGKELARRNYVPGQHGPNNRSKLSEYGLQLAEKQKLRFSYGLGEKQFRNLFVQATKIKQGTVGFNFMLLLERRLDNVVYRLGLATTRRQARQFVNHGHILVDGKRVDIPSFRVEVGQVISVREKSLNVPAIREAVEATLGRPAFVSFDADKLEGSLTRLPERDEINPEINEALVVEFYNKML; encoded by the coding sequence ATGTCACGTTATACAGGACCATCTTGGAAACAAGCTCGTCGTCTTGGCTTGTCATTGACAGGTACAGGTAAAGAATTGGCACGTCGTAACTACGTACCAGGTCAACACGGACCAAACAACCGTTCTAAATTGTCAGAATACGGTTTGCAATTGGCTGAAAAACAAAAATTGCGCTTCTCTTACGGTTTAGGCGAAAAACAATTCCGTAACTTGTTCGTACAAGCTACTAAAATCAAACAAGGTACAGTTGGTTTCAACTTCATGCTCCTTTTGGAACGTCGTTTGGACAACGTTGTTTACCGTCTTGGTTTAGCAACTACTCGTCGTCAAGCTCGTCAATTTGTAAACCACGGTCATATCCTTGTTGATGGTAAACGTGTTGATATCCCATCATTCCGCGTTGAAGTTGGTCAAGTAATCTCAGTTCGTGAAAAATCATTGAACGTTCCAGCTATCCGCGAAGCAGTTGAAGCAACTCTTGGTCGTCCAGCTTTCGTATCATTCGATGCTGACAAACTTGAAGGTTCATTAACTCGCTTGCCAGAACGCGATGAAATCAACCCAGAAATCAACGAAGCCCTTGTCGTAGAATTCTACAACAAAATGCTTTAA